The Nocardioides pantholopis genome window below encodes:
- a CDS encoding DeoR/GlpR family DNA-binding transcription regulator: protein MPGSADPPFELLRIALRSRAATVAELAGLALRSEPEVRADLVELAGEGLLVLDGDRIRYRAPAEGVAEAVRHRVEDLGAEMDRRLAALAALVDQVPGLAREWSTGAELLQPLDVEIFHGPEAVVDLWHLRQGREPSRRTDVMLPDASRLYVADPDMQQVWHDAIRGEGRHARVLAALEDATHPEAQERIAQELAGGVQIRLMAAPPSWFWITDASTVALPLVWGERWPTSVMAVRSHVVADLAGWLFERLWEQAVPVDVESDGWDSLLVLMRGGATLEAASRLLGISERTGRRRLAAAMEHYGAASMLALGVAWGAARSR, encoded by the coding sequence GTGCCCGGATCCGCCGACCCGCCGTTCGAGCTTCTCCGCATCGCCCTGCGGTCCCGGGCCGCCACCGTCGCCGAGCTCGCCGGCCTCGCCCTGCGCAGCGAGCCCGAGGTCCGTGCCGACCTGGTGGAGCTGGCCGGCGAGGGCCTGCTGGTCCTCGACGGGGACCGGATCCGCTACCGGGCCCCGGCCGAGGGGGTCGCCGAGGCGGTCCGGCACCGCGTCGAGGACCTCGGTGCCGAGATGGACCGGCGGCTCGCGGCGCTGGCCGCGCTCGTCGACCAGGTGCCCGGCCTCGCGCGCGAGTGGTCGACCGGCGCCGAGCTGCTCCAGCCCCTCGACGTCGAGATCTTCCACGGTCCGGAGGCGGTCGTGGACCTGTGGCACCTGCGGCAGGGCCGGGAGCCGTCACGGCGCACCGACGTGATGCTGCCGGACGCCTCCCGCCTCTACGTCGCGGACCCCGACATGCAGCAGGTGTGGCACGACGCGATCCGCGGCGAGGGCCGGCACGCCCGGGTCCTCGCCGCGCTCGAGGACGCCACCCACCCCGAGGCCCAGGAGCGGATCGCGCAGGAGCTGGCCGGCGGGGTCCAGATCCGGCTGATGGCGGCTCCGCCGAGCTGGTTCTGGATCACCGACGCGAGCACTGTCGCGCTGCCGCTGGTCTGGGGCGAGCGGTGGCCGACGTCGGTGATGGCGGTGCGCAGCCACGTCGTCGCCGACCTGGCCGGCTGGCTCTTCGAGCGGCTCTGGGAGCAGGCGGTGCCGGTCGACGTGGAGTCCGACGGCTGGGACTCCCTGCTGGTGCTGATGCGCGGCGGGGCGACGCTCGAGGCCGCGTCTCGGCTCCTCGGCATCTCCGAGCGCACCGGCCGCCGCCGGTTGGCCGCGGCGATGGAGCACTACGGGGCGGCCTCGATGCTGGCCCTCGGCGTCGCCTGGGGGGCGGCCCGGTCCCGCTGA
- a CDS encoding MMPL family transporter: MHRQIAGRLTGPVTKWVVAAAWVVLLVVFGSLSAKLVDVQNNEASSWLPESAESTQALERMTSFQDPDQIPTIVVHESPSGAISPEQLAELGERNAEYADLDGVSGEVVGPILSEDGRVAQTLVTFNFGAEGWNEMPDAAAELREAAAADGLELYIAGAGGQAADAAEAFEGIDTRLILLTLGVVIVILLLTYRSPVLWLLPIIGAVVAYTVSGGVVYLLARYADLTVNGQSQAILGILVIGAGTDYALLLVARYREELRRHEDRHEAMAYALHRALPAILASAATVCAGMLCLLLADLNSTAGLGPVAAIGIGVTFLVMSTLLPALLVIVGRWIFWPKRPTFGSPEPTTRGLWARVGNAIRPRPRAVWVVTAIVLAVACLGMLRLDTQGLSTEDTYTEEFQSITGQQVLADHGLVDQSNTLDVVTDPESADAVTEALAGVEGLEPGPDPVVQDGVAFVQARLGADVSSPAAFEIVERARDAVHAVDGADALVGGWSATYLDTKEAANRDNLVIIPVILLVVLLILVLLLRAVTAPLILIGTVVLSFGAALGISALLFEYVFGFAGSDPGFPLFAFVFLVALGIDYNIFLMTRVREETATRGTREGALVALASTGGVITSAGVVLAATFLMLGTIPVVFLAELGVAVALGVLLDTLVVRSVLVTALNLDLGGRMWWPSSLDRGPAPSEPAVVPGSAVRG, from the coding sequence ATGCACCGTCAGATCGCCGGTCGACTGACCGGCCCCGTCACCAAGTGGGTCGTCGCGGCCGCCTGGGTGGTGCTCCTCGTGGTCTTCGGCAGCCTCTCCGCGAAGCTCGTCGACGTCCAGAACAACGAGGCGTCCTCCTGGCTGCCGGAGTCGGCCGAGTCCACGCAGGCCCTGGAGCGGATGACGTCCTTCCAGGATCCCGACCAGATCCCGACGATCGTCGTCCACGAGTCCCCCTCCGGCGCCATCAGTCCCGAGCAGCTGGCCGAGCTCGGCGAGCGCAACGCCGAGTACGCCGACCTCGACGGCGTGAGCGGCGAGGTGGTCGGCCCGATCCTGTCCGAGGACGGCCGGGTCGCCCAGACGCTGGTCACGTTCAACTTCGGCGCCGAGGGCTGGAACGAGATGCCGGACGCGGCGGCGGAGCTGCGCGAGGCCGCTGCCGCCGACGGCCTCGAGCTCTACATCGCGGGCGCGGGCGGCCAGGCGGCCGACGCCGCCGAGGCGTTCGAGGGCATCGACACCCGGCTGATCCTGCTCACGCTGGGCGTGGTGATCGTGATCCTGCTGCTGACCTACCGCAGTCCGGTGCTGTGGCTGCTGCCGATCATCGGGGCGGTGGTCGCCTACACGGTCTCCGGTGGCGTCGTGTACCTGCTGGCCAGGTACGCCGACCTCACCGTCAACGGGCAGAGCCAGGCGATCCTGGGCATCCTGGTCATCGGGGCCGGCACCGACTACGCGCTGTTGCTGGTCGCGCGCTACCGCGAGGAGCTGCGCCGGCACGAGGACCGGCACGAGGCGATGGCCTACGCGCTGCACCGCGCCCTTCCGGCGATCCTGGCCAGCGCCGCCACGGTCTGCGCCGGAATGCTGTGCCTGCTGCTCGCCGACCTGAACTCCACGGCCGGGCTGGGCCCGGTCGCCGCGATCGGGATCGGCGTCACGTTCCTGGTGATGAGCACGTTGCTGCCCGCGCTCCTGGTGATCGTCGGCCGGTGGATCTTCTGGCCGAAGCGGCCGACCTTCGGCTCCCCCGAGCCGACCACACGGGGCCTGTGGGCCCGGGTCGGCAACGCGATCCGCCCCCGCCCGCGAGCGGTCTGGGTGGTCACCGCGATCGTCCTGGCCGTGGCCTGCCTGGGCATGCTGCGCCTGGACACCCAGGGCCTGTCCACCGAGGACACCTACACCGAGGAGTTCCAGTCGATCACGGGCCAGCAGGTCCTCGCCGACCACGGCCTGGTCGACCAGTCCAACACCCTCGACGTCGTCACCGACCCGGAGTCCGCCGACGCGGTCACCGAGGCCCTGGCCGGGGTCGAGGGGCTCGAGCCGGGCCCCGACCCGGTGGTCCAGGACGGGGTGGCCTTCGTCCAGGCCAGGCTCGGCGCCGACGTCTCCTCGCCGGCGGCGTTCGAGATCGTCGAACGCGCCCGGGACGCGGTGCACGCGGTGGACGGCGCCGACGCCCTCGTGGGCGGCTGGTCGGCGACGTACCTGGACACGAAGGAGGCCGCGAACCGGGACAACCTCGTGATCATCCCGGTGATCCTGCTCGTGGTGCTGCTGATCCTGGTGCTGCTGCTGCGCGCGGTGACGGCCCCGCTGATCCTGATCGGGACCGTGGTGCTGTCCTTCGGTGCCGCGCTCGGGATCTCGGCGCTGCTCTTCGAGTACGTCTTCGGGTTCGCCGGCTCCGACCCCGGGTTCCCGCTGTTCGCGTTCGTGTTCCTGGTGGCGCTGGGCATCGACTACAACATCTTCCTGATGACCCGGGTGCGGGAGGAGACCGCCACCCGGGGCACCCGGGAGGGGGCACTGGTCGCGCTGGCCTCGACCGGCGGCGTGATCACCTCGGCGGGCGTGGTGCTCGCCGCGACGTTCCTGATGCTCGGCACGATCCCGGTGGTCTTCCTCGCCGAGCTCGGGGTCGCGGTGGCGCTGGGCGTGCTGCTGGACACGCTGGTGGTGCGCTCGGTGCTCGTCACCGCGCTCAACCTCGACCTGGGCGGCCGGATGTGGTGGCCCAGCAGCCTCGACCGGGGACCGGCGCCGAGCGAGCCGGCGGTGGTCCCGGGGTCGGCGGTGCGCGGGTAG
- a CDS encoding phosphatase PAP2 family protein: protein MNRRAALPLYALALLLWSLVIGIPNDTVGVIGWLWLGTVAWRAGEPGVDHREFWRDWWPFVLALVVYWLGRGLADQIGTPVHVTMPIRADEWLAGLVGADRTPTEVLQAAWCAEPCAKALPPRWWDTVLTTVYASHFVAALTLGAVLWVRDHSGPMSEWRRWMRRFVTLNFLGLASYAAYPMAPPWMASRDGFLGEVARITGRGWSELDLHRQNIVLHGMANKVAAMPSLHAGFAFLIAFYAIWRLQTRWRWLLLAYPLAMSTALVYFAEHYVIDAVAGAAAALAAIALGTLWERRRVLPRAEEPAAQLV, encoded by the coding sequence GTGAACCGCCGCGCCGCCCTGCCTCTCTACGCCCTCGCCCTGCTCCTGTGGAGCCTGGTGATCGGGATCCCGAACGACACAGTCGGCGTGATCGGGTGGCTCTGGCTCGGCACCGTCGCCTGGCGCGCGGGCGAGCCGGGGGTCGACCACCGCGAGTTCTGGCGGGACTGGTGGCCCTTCGTGCTGGCCCTGGTCGTCTACTGGCTGGGCCGCGGGCTGGCCGACCAGATCGGGACGCCGGTGCACGTCACGATGCCGATCCGGGCCGACGAGTGGCTGGCGGGGCTCGTCGGCGCCGACCGCACCCCGACCGAGGTCCTGCAGGCCGCCTGGTGCGCCGAGCCGTGCGCGAAGGCGCTGCCGCCGCGGTGGTGGGACACAGTGCTGACCACCGTCTACGCCTCCCACTTCGTGGCCGCACTGACTCTCGGCGCGGTGCTCTGGGTGCGCGACCACAGCGGCCCGATGAGCGAGTGGCGGCGGTGGATGCGCCGCTTCGTCACCCTGAACTTCCTCGGGCTGGCGAGCTACGCGGCCTACCCGATGGCGCCGCCGTGGATGGCCTCGCGCGACGGCTTCCTCGGGGAGGTCGCCCGGATCACCGGCCGCGGCTGGTCCGAGCTCGACCTGCACCGGCAGAACATCGTGCTGCACGGGATGGCCAACAAGGTCGCGGCGATGCCATCCCTGCACGCGGGCTTCGCGTTCCTCATCGCGTTCTACGCCATCTGGCGGCTGCAGACCCGCTGGAGGTGGCTGCTGCTGGCCTATCCGCTGGCGATGTCGACGGCACTGGTCTACTTCGCCGAGCACTACGTGATCGATGCCGTGGCCGGGGCGGCCGCCGCGCTCGCGGCGATCGCGCTGGGCACGCTCTGGGAGCGGCGCCGGGTGCTCCCCCGGGCCGAGGAGCCCGCCGCACAACTGGTCTAG
- a CDS encoding fibronectin type III domain-containing protein, giving the protein MHHAPRPLRRTGLRSSAGLAAAALLVTGLTTIGTAADAAVPTTELGFEPNDLVAVGDAVFAVGSDTVWSEDGDEVESSHGYVARFGADGNPVGEPLDLGDGSTAVAAAPGGAAGTLIVVGSTQVSGEDEDSEPATVGAIWTVDADLQGQPEMETLTDQLNDVATRGTTSAIVGTSSDDGWVSTGQERISLGRVAPQVVAIGRNAVFAAGVTWDDDGQGIATAWEVTEDGAQPVALEEEHSWVSDLVVDVDSDVAYVASHAPNWYENSGITVLDGDDQTFVELETPATALALSADGETLYATTASDTVEAYATDALDSYDDDNPAPSSWFDDLEPDSILLGANGTVHLADSQGKRVATLTTPAAPANLTAAPDSMSTTGIYASWNEGKHSFELDEETPTDYVVTVRNAAGNLVATETTWDQVFSTDDLAAGQTYTVTVTAVDGAFASPVSTTTVTTHARFVQAPAAVTVQGSLTVGSQVSLNPGTWEPGTTLSYEWYGSTSEGGGAIGRGQTLALTAEHLGMTITGVVTGTHPDAAGVTLDARPGAVASATLPALPAGTPRISGTAQVGKTLTATAGSWPAGTALSYRWTADGKTVAGATGRTLKVTKALQGKRIAVQVTGTLAGHRATVAASAPSTKVAAAPTAKQKAKAKAKKAKQKAKAKAKKAKQKAKAKKKAKKSRRN; this is encoded by the coding sequence ATGCACCACGCACCGCGCCCCCTGCGCCGCACCGGCCTCCGCAGCTCCGCCGGCCTCGCCGCCGCCGCCCTGCTCGTCACCGGCCTCACCACGATCGGAACCGCGGCCGACGCCGCCGTGCCCACCACCGAGCTCGGCTTCGAGCCGAACGACCTCGTCGCGGTCGGTGACGCGGTCTTCGCCGTCGGGTCCGACACCGTCTGGTCCGAGGACGGCGACGAGGTCGAGTCCTCCCACGGCTACGTCGCCCGCTTCGGCGCCGACGGGAATCCGGTCGGCGAGCCGCTCGACCTCGGCGACGGCAGCACCGCGGTCGCCGCGGCACCCGGCGGCGCGGCAGGCACGCTGATCGTGGTCGGCAGCACCCAGGTCTCCGGCGAGGACGAGGACAGCGAGCCGGCCACCGTGGGCGCCATCTGGACCGTCGACGCGGACCTGCAGGGCCAGCCCGAGATGGAGACCCTCACGGACCAGCTGAACGACGTGGCTACGCGTGGCACCACCTCGGCCATCGTCGGGACATCCAGCGACGACGGCTGGGTCTCCACCGGACAAGAGCGGATCAGCCTCGGGCGCGTGGCCCCGCAGGTCGTCGCGATCGGCCGGAACGCCGTGTTCGCCGCCGGCGTCACGTGGGACGACGACGGCCAGGGCATCGCCACCGCGTGGGAGGTCACCGAGGACGGTGCGCAGCCCGTGGCACTCGAGGAGGAGCACTCCTGGGTGAGTGACCTCGTCGTCGACGTCGACTCCGACGTCGCCTACGTCGCCAGCCATGCACCCAACTGGTACGAGAACTCGGGCATCACCGTCCTCGACGGCGACGACCAGACCTTCGTGGAGCTCGAGACGCCGGCGACCGCACTGGCGCTCTCCGCCGACGGCGAGACGCTGTACGCCACGACGGCCTCCGACACGGTCGAGGCGTACGCCACCGACGCCCTGGACTCCTACGACGACGACAACCCGGCGCCGTCGAGCTGGTTCGACGACCTCGAGCCCGACTCGATCCTGCTCGGCGCGAACGGCACCGTGCACCTCGCGGACTCCCAGGGCAAGCGCGTGGCCACCCTCACGACGCCCGCAGCGCCGGCCAACCTGACGGCCGCACCGGACTCGATGTCGACCACCGGAATCTATGCGTCGTGGAACGAGGGCAAGCACTCCTTCGAGCTCGACGAGGAGACCCCCACGGACTACGTCGTCACGGTCCGGAACGCCGCCGGGAACCTGGTTGCCACCGAGACCACCTGGGACCAGGTCTTCTCGACCGACGACCTGGCGGCCGGCCAGACGTACACGGTCACCGTGACCGCCGTCGACGGCGCGTTCGCCAGCCCGGTGTCCACCACCACGGTCACCACCCACGCCCGGTTCGTCCAGGCCCCCGCGGCCGTCACCGTCCAGGGCAGCCTCACCGTCGGCAGCCAGGTCTCGCTGAACCCCGGCACCTGGGAGCCCGGCACCACGCTCTCCTACGAGTGGTACGGCTCGACCTCTGAGGGTGGCGGCGCCATCGGCCGCGGCCAGACGCTCGCCCTGACCGCGGAGCACCTGGGCATGACCATCACGGGTGTCGTCACCGGCACCCACCCCGACGCGGCCGGCGTCACGCTCGACGCCCGCCCCGGCGCTGTCGCATCCGCCACCCTGCCCGCGCTTCCGGCCGGCACCCCGCGGATCAGCGGGACCGCCCAGGTCGGCAAGACCCTCACCGCCACCGCCGGCAGCTGGCCCGCCGGCACCGCGCTGAGCTACCGCTGGACCGCTGACGGCAAGACCGTCGCCGGCGCCACCGGCAGGACGCTGAAGGTCACCAAGGCCCTGCAGGGCAAGCGGATCGCCGTCCAGGTCACCGGCACCCTCGCCGGTCACCGGGCCACGGTGGCGGCCAGCGCGCCGAGCACCAAGGTCGCCGCCGCCCCCACTGCCAAGCAGAAGGCCAAGGCCAAGGCCAAGAAGGCGAAGCAGAAGGCCAAGGCGAAGGCGAAGAAGGCCAAGCAGAAGGCCAAGGCCAAGAAGAAGGCGAAGAAGTCGCGCCGGAACTGA
- a CDS encoding bifunctional FO biosynthesis protein CofGH: MSETPTPQQVRRALARAERGAALDPAEAAVLLAASGPDLERLTAAAAKVRDAGLAAAGRPGVVTYSPKVFIPMTRLCRDRCHYCTFVTTPGHLERAGESMFLSPDEILEIARGGAELGCLEALFTLGDRPEDRWPEARAWLDEQGYDSTLAYVRAMAVRVLEETGLLPHLNPGVMSWEEMNRLQAVSPSMGMMLETTSARLHETRGEAHFGSPDKDPAVRLRVLEDAGRLSVPFTTGLLVGIGETLAERAETIFALRATSRAYGAVQEVIVQNFRAKPDTAMRHTGDLDLDEYRAAIAVTRLVLGPKARIQAPPNLVDLEECRALLGAGVDDWGGVSPLTPDHVNPERPWPSLDRLRAITEQCGLDLAPRLTVHPEYVVASLSGGTPWIDPRLHQHVAALALLDGPRAGLARPGVRPSGLPWQEPDGGFAAAGPGTGRTDLHTAVDTEGRTADRRGDFASVYGDWDAVREAAGSTGAPAVLHAEGREALAAAEADPGGLSDEHALTLMTAEGDLLDQVCRLADDLRREVVGDEVTYVVNRNINFTNVCYVGCRFCAFAQRRSDADAYSLSLDEVADRAAEAWDLGATEVCMQGGIDPELPATAYFDLAAAVRQRVPGMHVHAFSPMEVVNGTARTGLSIEDFLIKAREAGLGSLPGTAAEILDDEVRWVLTKGKLPTRTWVEIVSTAHRVGIPTTSTMMYGHVDHPRHWVGHLRVLSRIQDETGGFTEFVPLPFVHTSAPIYLAGVARPGPTLRDNLAVHAMARILLHGRIHNIQTSWVKLGTDGTRAMLNAGANDLGGTLMEETISRMAGSEHGSAKTVAELVEIGAGIGRPVRERTTLYDAVRRDPEPATG; this comes from the coding sequence ATGAGCGAGACGCCCACCCCCCAGCAGGTACGCCGCGCGCTGGCCCGCGCGGAGCGAGGCGCGGCGCTCGACCCCGCCGAGGCCGCCGTCCTGCTGGCGGCCTCCGGGCCCGACCTGGAGCGGCTCACGGCCGCCGCCGCGAAGGTCCGGGACGCCGGCCTGGCCGCCGCCGGGCGGCCCGGCGTCGTGACCTACTCCCCCAAGGTCTTCATCCCGATGACCCGGCTGTGCCGGGACCGGTGCCACTACTGCACGTTCGTGACCACCCCCGGGCACCTCGAGCGGGCCGGGGAGTCGATGTTCCTCTCGCCCGACGAGATCCTCGAGATCGCCCGCGGCGGCGCCGAGCTCGGCTGTCTGGAGGCGCTGTTCACGCTCGGCGACCGGCCCGAGGACCGCTGGCCCGAGGCCCGCGCCTGGCTCGACGAGCAGGGCTACGACTCCACGCTGGCCTACGTGCGGGCGATGGCGGTCCGGGTGCTCGAGGAGACCGGGCTGCTGCCGCACCTCAACCCCGGCGTCATGTCGTGGGAGGAGATGAACCGCCTCCAGGCGGTCTCCCCGTCGATGGGGATGATGCTCGAGACCACCTCGGCCCGGCTCCACGAGACCCGCGGCGAGGCCCACTTCGGCTCCCCCGACAAGGACCCCGCCGTGCGGCTGCGGGTGCTCGAGGATGCGGGCCGGCTCTCGGTGCCGTTCACGACCGGGCTGCTGGTCGGCATCGGCGAGACCCTCGCCGAGCGGGCCGAGACGATCTTCGCGCTGCGCGCGACCTCCCGGGCCTACGGCGCGGTCCAGGAGGTGATCGTGCAGAACTTCCGGGCCAAGCCCGACACCGCGATGCGGCACACCGGGGACCTCGACCTGGACGAGTACCGCGCCGCGATCGCGGTCACCCGCCTGGTGCTGGGCCCCAAGGCGCGGATCCAGGCGCCGCCGAACCTCGTCGACCTCGAGGAGTGCCGCGCGCTGCTCGGCGCCGGGGTCGACGACTGGGGCGGGGTCTCCCCGCTGACGCCCGACCACGTCAACCCCGAGCGGCCCTGGCCCTCGCTGGACCGGCTGCGCGCGATCACCGAGCAGTGCGGCCTCGACCTGGCGCCGCGACTGACCGTGCACCCGGAGTACGTCGTCGCCTCGCTCTCCGGCGGCACGCCCTGGATCGACCCCCGGCTGCACCAGCACGTCGCCGCCCTGGCGCTGCTGGACGGGCCGCGCGCCGGCCTGGCGCGCCCCGGCGTACGCCCGAGCGGGCTGCCGTGGCAGGAGCCCGACGGCGGGTTCGCCGCCGCCGGACCGGGAACGGGCCGGACCGACCTGCACACAGCTGTCGACACCGAGGGGCGCACCGCCGACCGGCGCGGTGACTTCGCCTCGGTCTACGGCGACTGGGACGCGGTCCGCGAGGCCGCCGGCAGCACCGGCGCCCCGGCGGTGCTGCACGCCGAGGGCCGCGAGGCGCTGGCCGCCGCCGAGGCCGATCCCGGCGGCCTCTCGGACGAGCACGCGCTGACGCTGATGACCGCCGAGGGCGACCTGCTCGACCAGGTCTGCCGGCTCGCGGACGACCTGCGCCGCGAGGTCGTCGGCGACGAGGTCACCTACGTCGTCAACCGGAACATCAACTTCACCAACGTCTGCTACGTCGGCTGCCGGTTCTGCGCGTTCGCCCAGCGCCGCAGCGACGCCGACGCCTACTCGCTCTCCCTCGACGAGGTCGCCGACCGGGCCGCGGAGGCCTGGGACCTCGGCGCCACCGAGGTGTGCATGCAGGGCGGCATCGACCCCGAGCTGCCGGCCACGGCGTACTTCGACCTGGCCGCCGCGGTCCGCCAGCGGGTGCCGGGCATGCACGTGCACGCGTTCTCCCCCATGGAGGTCGTCAACGGCACCGCGCGCACGGGGCTCTCCATCGAGGACTTCCTGATCAAGGCGCGCGAGGCGGGCCTCGGGTCGCTGCCCGGCACGGCCGCGGAGATCCTCGACGACGAGGTGCGCTGGGTGCTCACCAAGGGCAAGCTGCCCACCCGGACCTGGGTCGAGATCGTCTCGACCGCCCACCGGGTGGGGATCCCCACCACCAGCACGATGATGTACGGCCACGTGGACCACCCCCGGCACTGGGTCGGGCACCTGCGGGTGCTCTCCCGGATCCAGGACGAGACCGGCGGCTTCACCGAGTTCGTGCCGCTGCCGTTCGTGCACACCAGCGCGCCGATCTACCTCGCCGGCGTGGCCCGGCCCGGCCCGACCCTGCGCGACAACCTCGCGGTGCACGCGATGGCGCGGATCCTGCTGCACGGGCGGATCCACAACATCCAGACCAGCTGGGTCAAGCTCGGGACCGACGGCACCCGGGCGATGCTCAACGCCGGCGCCAACGACCTCGGCGGCACGCTGATGGAGGAGACCATCTCCCGGATGGCCGGCTCCGAGCACGGCTCGGCGAAGACCGTCGCGGAGCTGGTCGAGATCGGGGCCGGGATCGGCCGCCCGGTCCGCGAGCGGACCACGCTCTACGACGCGGTACGCCGCGACCCGGAGCCAGCCACCGGCTGA